The nucleotide window tttccacAGTGCGTTCTAATCCAGTCAATACATAGTGAGCAATCATTACTGTGTGACAAATTGACAATGTATGGTGCATTCATTCAATGGATGTGACCACATTTAATTTTCATCCCATCAAGGTGAAATTCATCCATGACCAGACTTCCGCGAACCCAAAGTACAGGGGTTTCTACCATGGAGTGAGAGAGATAGTCAGAGCTCAAGGTACAGGTCTCCCGATGGCATCAACATGGTTACCCCGCCCTCTACTGGCCGAACGCAGCAGTGCAGCTGCACATCATGCCACATCCCACCCTGATGAATTTTGACATCCTCTTTTACGCCTGACCAGGTCTAAGAGGGACCTACCAGGGGCTCACTGCGACCGTGCTCAAACAAGGCTCCAATCAGGCCATTCGCTTCTTTGTGATGACCTCGCTCAAGAACTGGTACAAAGGTCAGAATATACTTGAGTGCAAATGCTTTGAAATGGATTGAGAATAGCatgtaaatgttattttgtattattttttattttatttttctgcttcCTTGAACTATGCTAACCAcgctgctaaccaaaacagcagcacctagaatgttgttgttgttattattattattattatcattgttattattatcattgttattattgttatgtgtCCATAGACATCACAAATTTATACTATTATTCAGTCCAGATTTTGGAGGTACACAGATTCAACCTGATTTAATGAAAATTCTtcatactattttattttatttttttaccctaaTATACGTacgtaatatatataattaacaatatcttattaactcattcactcccagccattttcatgaagCAACcgccttcgctcccagctgttttactggcttttgacttattttgccaGGCTCACAGaatgttatattgctataaaaacatggaacctaccaaaagaaagattaaagtctcttctttcatcaggaaaaaaaaatacatttctgtctgtttctgtttttacagtaattagcattagattatagctatgtttaatcattattcaaaaatctgttgggaaaacagctttgttgcacatggccctggttgatctcttatactctgatgccacctgccatttttgtaataactaccattgcctcaagcattctcttcagttcagaggctgcatcaaagccttctgtatgctctagcattaaaaaaaaaaaaaaaaaaaaaagtcataaaagcgtataaatacgtatttgggagcatggtaatatttcaaatagaacgtatttatgcgtttttgggagccaatgactaaattattaaaatgttgaaaaaataataGCCTCTTATTTGAGTTTAAAGTTTTGTTGTTATGTGATTGTTCCCACTAGGTGATGACCCCGATAAATCGATCAATCCTGTCATGACTGGAACGTTCGGCGCTATAGCTGGAGCAGCAAGCGTGTTTGGAAACACTCCGCTAGATGTCATCAAGACAAGGATGCAGGTACAaagttgtttgtgtttgttgcgGCCATCTTGAATGTTACACTTGTGTTTCCTTCCAAAGGGTCTTGAAGCGCATAAGTACAAGAGCACGCTGGACTGTGCAGTGAAGATTCTGCGACATGAAGGCTTGCCAGCGTGAGTCCGTTTTtgcttgtatttttgtttgttggctttggtaggggggaaaaaaaaaatctaactttttccaccaacaaaatGTGACCTATAGAACAcaattaaaaaagatcacaagcgCATTCGAGAGTGTGTGTTATGGCTGGAtcagagcaattttttttttttttttttttattattacaaaattCATTTGGTGAAAACACAACATTGCCCATCACCAGAATCATCATCATACTTAGGGGCTGTTTTCTTCAGCTGAAATTGGATATATATTGTTATACAtaacaatgttattattattagtagtagtgttattttgttgttgttattattatgattattattattattattattattatgttatgatgttcatgcatgcacacattgagttcctccacatattgacttgctttcaCAGACATATTACgtgtcccttcatctgacaattagcgtagattttaatcatagaaaggccaaaacatccctaatgaaaattaaatggcactaaaaatagccaccagagagagctacaactgcacaaatagaaatcaacctgactttttttttttttcctccagtgCATTTTACAACCACAATGTTGTTCTTTGAATACTTCTGTTCCTGCTATTCTTAATTTTATATTCTCTCGTGTGTCCCCCATCAATAGTTTCTATAAAGGGACCGTTCCTCGTCTGGGTCGCGTATGTCTGGATGTGGCGATCGTGTTCATCATCTACGAGGAGGTGGTCAAGGTTCTGAACAGAGTGTGGAAGACGGAGTGAGCTGCGGGATGGCCGCTTGCTGCCTCCGACACACATCCCAGTTCGGTAGGCGGCTGTTGGTTAATCCTAAATTTAAGTGCTGAGATTCAGAATGTTCACATGATGACATGAAATCAAAATAGCCAAGTAGGTCGTCTGTCGCCCTCCAGTGGTTGGTTAGGTATGTGCAGCTATAAGAGTATTTGATTAGATATGAGTTTTGGAATGAACTGGAATCTTTTTGATCACATTtcaatttgttaaaataatacttGACTATTGCagttgtttgcattttgcaGCTACATGCTTTGGACATTCATTCAGATAAACTACAGTCGCATCCATAAACAAAGCCTTTAATAGAATGATTTTATCATTTAAAGACacagtttatttttataaatttatttaatttgtcatCATGATAGTTTCATTATAAAGTATAGCTATATTTTATCTGTGTCAAAtgccaaacacaaaaatgtaatgTATAAAGATATAGAATGTTATGGTGTATTTATTGATTCGAATATTTGGTAtctgtatgtttaaaaaaaaaaaaaaaaaaaaaaaaaacttacggtAATTGCTGTTGTGTCATTgtctttcccccaaaaaatccaGTCTGGATGTAATGCTGTtgcaagatgtaaaaaaaatatatatacctaATATATATCCAATTGCTGTATTTGAAGTTGAACTGAGACCCAACATGAAGACCTTCAAGTGCTTTTCACCTTAGCAGGCTGCTGGATGCTGATGTGTCTTTggtttactttttattattattattattatttttattcttcatctaaaaaggtatatttttttcagtgttgTGATTCTCATGAAACTGTGGTAGGAAATTgtacaaaagaagaaataagtAATTGGACTTGTACTTTATATTTGAATCAAGTAGGACATAATTGTGACTTAAATTTAGCacataatgctgcattcgaggatagtcggaagtcggaaataccatttttttttgttttttttttaagcatttatttatcaacaaatgttgaaacttcccagttccgatctcaaagcgttcgaggtgaacgtaaaaaattgtacaaaagaagaaataagtAATTGGACTTGTACTTTATATTTGAATCAAGTAGGACATAATTATGACTTAAATTTAGCacataatgctgcattcgaggatagtcggaagtcggaaataccatttttttggtttgttttttaaagcatttatttatcaacaaatgttgaaacttcccagttccgatctcaaagcgttcgaggtgaacgtaaacaaccaaaatggcggatagtgataaattgttttttattttggtcctcaaaactcaatttgacctccagaaaatttacctttttgcaattttgatcTGTGTTCagcttttgaactttttttttgtacaacatcCTACTAAACTATCCTGAGAACACATTCTATAAGGTGCCATGCTACAATGGGAGCTTGCTTGAAACGGTTCACTCATGTGCCTTTTTGGGTCAGTATCACTATGAAGTGTCCTCACTGGCtgctaacatttaaaaaaaaactttagaattttgtcttttttctaTTAGGCTAAAAAGTGGATTGAAGAATAAATATTTACACTTACTGCATGTACCGTAATTTTCATTATATTATGAGTGCAGCTGGGTGCTGTCAAGCTTaacatgtccaccctgtcatagtGAAATAtcaattactgtaaaaaaaaaaaaaaatctttcagaaATTTTAAACACCATTCTTAAACAGTACACTGTCAGCTTACTAACTGAATCATGTTGCCAACGGAAGGTCCACCATGTGCTCAttaaatgctaacattagccaaaaatgtccaccccTGTCATTGTTAACCATATtttgcataaacaaacaaacaatgggaGTTTGACCAATATCAAATTCTAACAGCCAAGTCTCAAATACACCTCATGGTGATATTGACTCTTTTATGTACTGTACTTACTATTACTGATTTGAATAGTATTGCTCATGTAACATTCCTGACAAGCagccatgtttaaaaaaaaaaaaggaggggaaaGTCTCTTTCGTTCCAGCACTGTGAAACATGATTGAATATATAAGTACcggtacttgtttttttttttttttttctcattggcCAAAGATATTTTGTGTACTGTATTCCCCTTTGTGTCACATGTTCATGTCTTTATGAAGCCTTTGTGCAATAAAAACTGTTATGTTGGTTCAatgagtatccatccatccatctatccatgttGTCCATCCATCCTGTTATGTTGGTTCAATGAGTATCCatagttcataaaaaaaaaaaaaataaataaataaaaagtttaaaacacttaaaattggaagtcaagtcaaaaattgtctttgcaATAATCAGCTCTGTGCGCATGCTAGTGTAAACATGgcgtaatattgtgtttgtggaatatggatTATGCAGAAAAAAACAGCCATCTTTTACcattttatgctgcattcgaggatagtcggaagtcggacttttccgagttcaaaccaggaagtgtgtacgccgggaacgcccccttgaactcggaaattccacttgtgaagtcggaagaaaaaaggaccccgattTCACCGGGGGattacaatgtgacgtcactctgaatggtaaaacacaatttactcaagtataaaaacacaatttactcaagtataaaactagatagctttcttcattcataaatattcgccataacctcacgcaacgtacgtgacagtattgccgctatatccatgcatgaaattatacggtcaactacttaactgtgtggaatgcttatgaaataagattaaaacaataaatgaagcaaaattgcaaaaaggtaaattttctggaggtcaaattgagttttgaggaccaaaataaaaaacaatttatcactatccgccattttggttgtttacgttcaCCTCAACGCTTTGAgatcggaactgggaagtttcaacatttgttgataaataaatgcttaaaaaacaacaaaaaaatggtatttccgacttccgactatcctcgaatgcagcataagtggCTGCTACGACGTTGGCGTACCTGTGACGTCAATTTCCGtcgacagcagagggcagtataatgtgaaaatggctaaaaCGTCTGAATTTAAACTTAGTTCTTATTCCATCAATGCAATATGTGCAAAGACAGTTGTGGTCTTCCACTTCTAATGTATGTATGGGGTGATGCTATAACAATCTAATCCATGGAAGGCAGGTAGTCAAGGATTTAAACCGCAAACTCTTTGTTTCAGATTTggcttttgacattttttttctaacaattttttttgtcatctccTGTGAAGAACATGGGGGATTTGCGCTTAATAAAAACACAGTCTTGTAATAGAAGCATTGACAATTTAGCAAAAGCTTCATCTTGTGTAGCATCAAACAAACACTGGAGCGATTATTTCCCTCTGGCACTCGACCCAGTGATGAGAGAGGGCTCGTCACCGTGCACAATGAAGTTTTATGAGGAGCCTCCATTCatcccatcatcatcattatcatcatcactaCCTACTCTTTGTCATTTTGTTCTCTGATGGTGCAGAGATGTTTTGATCCAATAAGATGAACTGAAAGGAGTTTAGACGTAACAATTTTgatgggttaaaaataaaaatgaattacaaTTTTATACCAAGTATGAActgacgagagagagagagagagagagagagagagagagagagagagacagtggTACAGTAAAAGTTTGGCAACGGGCAACAATAATAGCTCTAAGGGGCGTGTCCCAGGGGCTCATAGAGGAGAGCTGGTGCGCGCTCTTGGTCCACTTTTACGCATCACTAGCTTCTCATTGTCACCCATCCCGGAGCAGGGCCATGCGGTGTGGCGCTTTCGTGTAACAAAACCCACGAGGAAATTCTTTTTCTGCActttcccccccacacacacataaacacagattGAAAAAGAAGATTGCGTAATCTTGTGCGGCCGTGTGGAGCACCTTGGTCATGGGCGCGCACGAACGGAGCTCCGCGCGTCTCGGATCTGTCCTCGGATGTTTGGCCTTGCTGTGCGGGGTGACGGTGCCCCGAGTGGAGGCCGGTTGCCGGGAGCGTGACAGCCCCAACTGCTGCACCGGCCGGAACAACGACTGCTTTGACTACACGCGGAGGAAGGCGGTGTGCTACTGCGACACGTACTGTCAGAAGACCGGAGACTGCTGCGACGACTATCAGAGTGTGTGCCAAATATCCGGTGAGTCTCCCAAGCACTTTTACTTTGGAACTACTGTATAACAGTGCCATCAGTTCGAATCTGAAAgcggtgtttaaaaaataaaataaaataaaataaaataaaataaaataaaataaaataaaataaaataaaataaacaccgaAGTCACAAATTTCGTGAGTTACGACTTGTGCCCAATTTGACCACCGGAGGGCAGTTTTATGCAACCGAAGAAGAACGGTGCtgattcattctttcttcttctacgaTTAGTGCAGGTGACTCGTAAGTActgttagtcttttttttttttttttttttttttaagcggacAGAGACTATAAGCTTAGTACTGTTATATTATCTGCCTTGCATATGTTTTGCCaacgtttgtgttcaaatatctgttgTTTAAAGGGTTCTAAAATCACCACTATCgattagcatgtcaatggtgTTTTCTATTATAGGCTATGTTGTTATTAAGCTAGCGGGCGAATCACTTATCAAGCACAGTTCAGTCCTGTACAAATTGTTTGGTTTTTAAACTTATttagctacattttttttattttacttttttttttttttggtgggataCGTTTTAATTCAATCATCAAGAACGGTTTCCCCTTGATTTTTAAGAGCAGTTTTTATATTAAAACTGCAATGTTCCAGGGCCTTTAGAATAATACACAAAAGTATACTTTTTGGGAATACAACCAATCTTCTATTAATTTCTCTGACTTGTACTCTCTTCAAGTCTGGTGCGTTCTAATTGTTGCTCCCATGGGATGACAGTGAAGCGCACAAAGTGTGCCCATTCGTGATGTTTGCTTTAAACCGGATGTGACCCCATGACAAgtggcttttttggggggtcattTAGTGGTCAACTTACGTAGCCTTTCACCTTTGCATGAAAACTTTAAAATGCACACACTAGACAGGGAAACTGGTCTGAAACTAATCTCTAAAACAAACCAGTCAATGGCCCTTATTAGGGATGCACCAATACCACTTGTACTTGATAATCAATATTGGATATTACACCTTGCAATTCTGAtgaaaattagttttattttaatcaaatgCTGTTTAAAGACACAACTTTCTCAAACACGGCATATTTACTCATACATAACCCATTTCTGAGTAACAACTTGTCATTATTGACATTTTAGCATCCAATAAGTTTTTCAAACTTGAATTACgtaattttattattgattaatcacactaataTGCAAGAACTCGtactatttaatatttttctagTTAGCACTAGCACTTTTAGTAGTGGAAAGTCATCAAATGGTCAAAAGGCAAGTTTGGGGTTGTAAGTCTGATGTCATGCTGCTGACTGATGCTATATAAGGACAAAGGAGTGTGGGGGTGCCATGGAAACACACGGCCAAAGATGGTTAGGATTACAGTAGGGAAGTAAAAAGCAGTGAGTGAGGTCCGCTCTCGTGGAGTGTGTGGAAACATCTCAAGGGGACATTGGAGGGATTGTGTGCCGGTGGATGTTGTTTCTTAAGTGCTCACTAACAAGCACCTGCAGGGAACAATGGTGGATTCTAAGAGCTCTTAAAACACTGGCGGGCCCTCTAGTTAAGTaagcacacacatgcgcactcaACCTTGACTTGACCCATCGTGAACTAAGTAACAAAAATATCGCTTGCTATGGAAATTTACTGTAAAACCTACGACAAAGAGAAGAACATTCTCATAtgtttgctagcttaatgctaacacagggCTGGGCTAATTAAACTGAGAGATGTGCGTAAAGCTATTCCACTGTTTTGACAAAAAGTCTATTTTCAAGGAGTCCAATGTAgcagtatataggcctataagAGAAATATAGACATAACAACAGACAAATTTATCATCTGTAAGGTAGCTTTGACACGCCCATGACGCTGAACACATAAAAAGTCCTCGGTGTCTGCACTGTGCAGGACTCATTAGGATTCCTAAAAAATTCGAGTTTGATAAGATGGTTCGGTATCTTGagggtgaggaaaaaaaaaacaccttgacTTCCTGTGTAACTTCCTGTGTCCTTGGCTCCGTTCCATACCAGACTCCACCTGCACTTATCAGATTCCGATGCTGCAGGTCTGCTCTGCGTCAACATCTGTCTCGCGCTGTGTGATGCTGAACCTGCGGCAGCTGCAGTAGTTGGCTGGCATCACGGCCACCTTGTTTGACACTATGGCACTTAAACAACATGCTTGTGTGTGGATGTGGACCAAGGGTGGGCAAACGTGTTCAAGGAAATGGCGAGTTTTAGCATTTGTAAAGTtgttcaaatgaaaaaataatttggttTAACACTCTTCATGACACTTGACTCTCCTAACTTGTGTTCCAATTGTTACATTGATAATCATTCATATGAAAGTGTTATTCGCAGCTAGCCAGGTGGTGTCCATAGCTAGCGGTTAGTAGTGGCACTAGTAGCTAGCGTTAGCCTTTGTCCAAATTACTGTGGATTTGACAAAGTTGGTAAATCAAGGGTTACCAACAAAATAGCCCAGTAGTCCGTGAGCCTGTTCTATatgtagctcaccagtgatgagacattgtgattttctaggaatgtttTAGAAGTAGGCATTTTAAGTTGTATGAtgattttgactgtttttttttgtttgttttttcttttcttttttttaaagtgaacccTTTTGATTTCATCATgcatgctattttttacaaaccaTGAGGTGAATGTTCAAACTGTTCTGATCAAAGTTCACAGTTAGTAAGCCTCAGTCCAATGATGCAAGACAAAATGGTGGTGCCTGGTGGTTGTTGCCTTCAGCAGTTTGCTCATCATTCATCTGGCACGTCTGCTTCTCCTCCCGCCTCTGGGGAACTGTATGTTGTTCACGTCCTGACCCGGACACTCACTCCTCGCTCTTCCCGCCTTCCATCCCACATGTTCCTGTCTTTGACCCGCGTGCAGAGTCGATGTTTTTACCTAGAATGTTTGAAACGGGCCAGCTGGACCAACAGCTGTTTGCGCCAACTGTCATACACGCGTGTTTCTGCTTGCATTTCTTATTACTAGTACCTTCTTATTACTAGTACCTTCTTGTTTGTTTCAATCCTTTT belongs to Festucalex cinctus isolate MCC-2025b chromosome 5, RoL_Fcin_1.0, whole genome shotgun sequence and includes:
- the LOC144018585 gene encoding tricarboxylate transport protein B, mitochondrial, which produces MEIKGPFGSPFHTPRCLAAAAPAGKSKLTHPGKAILAGGIAGGIEICITFPTEYVKTQLQLDEKANPPKYRGIGDCVKQTVQGHGVKGLYRGLSSLLYGSIPKSAVRFGVFEFLSNQAKDESGRLDSTRGLLCGLGAGVMEAVLVVCPMETIKVKFIHDQTSANPKYRGFYHGVREIVRAQGLRGTYQGLTATVLKQGSNQAIRFFVMTSLKNWYKGDDPDKSINPVMTGTFGAIAGAASVFGNTPLDVIKTRMQGLEAHKYKSTLDCAVKILRHEGLPAFYKGTVPRLGRVCLDVAIVFIIYEEVVKVLNRVWKTE